In Ferviditalea candida, the following are encoded in one genomic region:
- a CDS encoding AEC family transporter, with the protein MDFLLLLETILKMAILIGIGFIIAVKTPLSQDIRKFLIMLIINVVVPALILHAFLQLSIDNQLLMQILMTFVFSVLFNLISLFAALGIAKAFFKQTVKARETAFLSALGNTALIGIPLCATLFGPKGAILAAVFDAGMALILWSLGVMLIQQKGSIGFRTFKSMFNMPLLAILIGFLMAFLKISPPHFVKDVADTVGYAATPLAMFYIGMLIMSIVKQKRKISPSRLALPIALKLVVFPIASYLFLMHLSLNETIENILLIQVTMPTLSTAPIVMAMNHADDELGAVTALSSTVLSLVSIPMLVYIGKILIF; encoded by the coding sequence TTGGATTTCTTATTGTTGCTTGAAACGATTTTGAAGATGGCCATTTTGATCGGAATCGGTTTTATCATCGCGGTGAAAACTCCGCTGAGCCAAGATATCCGGAAGTTTCTGATCATGTTGATTATTAATGTCGTTGTGCCCGCCCTGATTCTTCACGCTTTTTTACAATTGTCCATCGACAATCAACTGCTGATGCAAATTTTAATGACATTTGTGTTTTCCGTCCTCTTTAATTTGATTTCCCTGTTTGCGGCTTTAGGGATTGCCAAAGCATTCTTCAAACAGACCGTCAAAGCAAGAGAAACCGCCTTTCTTTCCGCATTGGGCAACACTGCGCTGATCGGCATCCCCTTATGCGCAACCCTGTTTGGACCGAAGGGAGCGATTCTTGCCGCCGTCTTTGATGCGGGCATGGCTTTGATTCTCTGGTCTTTGGGAGTGATGCTGATCCAGCAAAAGGGAAGCATCGGTTTTAGAACGTTCAAATCCATGTTCAATATGCCTTTATTAGCAATCTTGATCGGCTTCCTTATGGCTTTTTTGAAAATCAGCCCTCCGCACTTCGTCAAGGATGTTGCGGATACGGTGGGCTATGCAGCAACGCCTCTGGCCATGTTCTATATCGGCATGCTGATCATGTCGATCGTTAAACAAAAAAGAAAGATTTCTCCATCAAGGCTTGCGCTGCCGATTGCGCTCAAATTGGTCGTATTTCCGATAGCGTCGTACCTTTTTTTGATGCACCTTTCGTTGAATGAGACGATAGAGAATATCCTTCTGATTCAGGTGACCATGCCCACTTTATCCACCGCTCCGATTGTCATGGCCATGAATCATGCCGATGACGAGTTAGGGGCAGTGACGGCTCTGAGCTCAACCGTGCTTTCGCTCGTCAGTATTCCGATGCTCGTATATATCGGCAAAATATTAATTTTTTAG
- a CDS encoding PAS domain-containing sensor histidine kinase, whose translation MQIELFYQLIAEHTSDLISIMDLNGIIQNATPSHQCVLGIEFESFEQTCVFDYIHPDDLPIVKDAFQLLVETRQPIILQIRYRHANGSYLQLKCRLKPLLTEDNGDALILAICRDITKRAMMENALMETESKYRSLVEESLVGVYITQNWILQYVNPCFARIYGYEVDEMIGTEVLSYIVPEQREFVADIIRKRLDNNSTPPYQMQIIKKDGSIAHLEVHGALTVYNGKPATTGTVVDITDRIKSEQAVRRSEKLAVVGELAAGIGHEIRNPLTAIKGFLQLMDLEKLKNMEYRNFILTEIDRVNLIVNEFMMLAKPQVRKYEEHALATILNEVVTLLSSQAALVNVEIVTRFESDGVMICDKNLFKQVFVNLIKNAIESMPKGGRVVVQLECLNQTHVIRVTDEGCGIPESRIHRLGEHFYSTKEKGTGLGLMTSFKIIQEHNGEVRIESALDRGTTVEIILPKKLF comes from the coding sequence ATGCAAATTGAACTGTTTTATCAGTTAATCGCAGAACATACCTCCGATCTGATCAGCATCATGGATTTAAATGGGATCATTCAAAACGCCACACCTTCGCATCAATGCGTCTTGGGCATCGAATTCGAATCCTTCGAGCAAACTTGTGTTTTCGATTATATCCATCCGGACGATTTGCCCATTGTGAAGGATGCTTTTCAGCTGCTCGTTGAGACCCGTCAACCCATCATCTTGCAGATTCGATATCGGCATGCGAACGGAAGCTATCTCCAGTTAAAATGCCGATTAAAACCTTTATTGACCGAAGATAACGGAGACGCCCTCATCTTGGCAATTTGCCGCGACATTACGAAACGTGCAATGATGGAAAACGCCTTGATGGAAACCGAATCCAAATATCGCAGTCTGGTGGAAGAGTCGTTGGTCGGGGTTTATATTACCCAAAATTGGATTCTTCAATATGTGAATCCGTGTTTCGCCCGCATATATGGTTATGAGGTTGATGAAATGATCGGAACAGAAGTTTTGAGCTATATTGTTCCGGAACAACGGGAATTTGTAGCCGATATTATTCGTAAAAGGTTAGATAATAACTCGACTCCGCCCTACCAGATGCAAATCATCAAAAAAGATGGCAGCATCGCCCATCTGGAAGTCCATGGAGCCCTGACCGTTTATAATGGAAAACCGGCTACAACAGGCACCGTTGTGGACATTACGGACCGGATTAAATCCGAGCAAGCTGTTCGAAGATCGGAAAAACTTGCAGTCGTCGGAGAATTGGCTGCCGGAATCGGTCATGAAATCAGAAATCCTTTAACAGCCATCAAAGGTTTTCTGCAATTAATGGATTTAGAAAAACTAAAAAATATGGAGTACCGGAATTTCATTTTAACGGAAATCGACCGAGTCAATCTAATCGTTAATGAATTTATGATGTTGGCCAAACCGCAAGTGAGAAAATATGAAGAACATGCTTTGGCAACGATTCTGAATGAAGTGGTTACTTTATTAAGCTCTCAGGCTGCTTTGGTGAATGTAGAAATTGTGACCCGATTTGAATCGGACGGGGTCATGATTTGCGATAAGAATCTGTTCAAGCAGGTTTTTGTCAATCTGATTAAAAATGCGATCGAGTCCATGCCGAAGGGCGGCAGGGTGGTTGTTCAACTGGAATGCTTGAATCAAACACATGTCATCAGAGTCACGGACGAAGGCTGCGGAATACCGGAATCCAGAATTCACAGACTTGGAGAGCACTTTTATTCAACCAAGGAAAAGGGTACGGGATTGGGGCTGATGACAAGCTTTAAAATCATCCAGGAGCATAACGGCGAGGTGCGGATCGAAAGTGCGTTGGATAGGGGAACAACAGTGGAAATAATTTTGCCGAAAAAATTGTTTTAA